A single region of the Etheostoma cragini isolate CJK2018 chromosome 3, CSU_Ecrag_1.0, whole genome shotgun sequence genome encodes:
- the hic1 gene encoding hypermethylated in cancer 1 protein isoform X1, which yields MIIKGDLDRMAEDIGHAGGGLKTMLDAMEVSSHARDLLLQLNSQRTKGFLCDVIIVVQNALFRAHKNILAASSLYLKSLVVHDNLINLDHEMVSPGVFRVILDYIYTGRLSEGDPTSPAEPNLGAVLAAASYLQLLDLVALCKKKLKRNGKYPPRPGPAFLPYPKMGPNNMGLGSGGRYRISTPVIQSCPPGGILNNNATRASPLEELVPHRLAVHAAELYAPTSIQGSQVFPSLQSALPAHIGRSAHPERNCSPSYGLDLSKKSPNSQSQHTQSQSHLANTHNDEERDGTLSGRTSPTQGTNGRAFPSEKMESTDQISSLTPPPFLHLNQPLGPHLPHLHRSGSQGRDRYPCPPSPDTPTDGGEAGRDMGNIYRWVKHEPLSYTAEDEDEDEDEEEAGENGEQHHNNHKAGEESEGADDKSGSGTEETGSSEGRPSPSGTMGRFHMPYEPESFGDNLYVCIPCDKGFPSSEQLNAHVETHTEEELYGNSGGEMGNSNNGSTKNMSSNTNGYGSLNSCNSLNSLSHLETKSSQSSGGIGEMIRPYRCSSCEKSYKDPATLRQHEKTHWLTRPYPCSICGKKFTQRGTMTRHMRSHLGLKPFACDSCGMRFTRQYRLTEHMRIHSGEKPYECQVCGGKFAQQRNLISHMKMHSSGGTAGGLTADGKLKLDFAEGIYPLSKYAAEHLGLKQEKAHELLIQAQQQLVADAKVMESLYPLSKLASEHLGLAHDKMDVLGQPLPPPPQALSEARTIDRYSPS from the exons ATGATCATTAAGGGAGACTTAGATCGGATGGCAGAAGACATCGGGCATGCAG GTGGCGGACTGAAGACGATGCTGGATGCCATGGAAGTTTCAAGTCATGCTAGGGATCTCCTCCTGCAGCTCAACAGCCAACGAACCAAAGGCTTCCTGTGTGATGTTATCATTGTGGTGCAGAACGCCCTCTTCAGAGCTCACAAGAACATTCTGGCGGCCAGCAGCCTCTACTTGAAATCTTTGGTGGTCCATGACAATCTCATCAACCTCGACCACGAGATGGTGAGTCCAGGGGTCTTCAGGGTCATTCTGGACTACATCTACACAGGCCGCCTTAGTGAGGGAGACCCCACTTCTCCCGCTGAACCCAATCTAGGCGCTGTCTTGGCAGCAGCCAGCTACCTTCAGCTGCTTGATTTAGTGGCTTTGTGCAAAAAGAAGCTGAAAAGAAATGGCAAGTACCCTCCCCGCCCAGGTCCTGCATTTCTGCCCTACCCAAAGATGGGGCCCAATAATATGGGTTTAGGGAGTGGTGGCAGGTATAGGATTTCTACTCCTGTCATTCAGTCCTGCCCTCCAGGAGGAATTTTAAATAACAATGCAACTCGAGCATCACCACTAGAGGAGCTAGTTCCCCATCGGCTAGCCGTTCACGCTGCGGAACTGTATGCTCCCACCTCCATCCAGGGCTCTCAGGTGTTCCCGTCCCTGCAGTCAGCTCTGCCTGCCCATATTGGGCGCTCAGCCCACCCTGAGAGGAACTGCTCCCCCAGCTATGGCCTTGATCTCTCCAAGAAAAGCCCCAACTCCCAGTCTCAGCACACACAGTCTCAATCCCATCTGGCGAACACTCACAACGATGAGGAGCGAGACGGGACTCTGAGCGGACGCACTAGTCCCACGCAGGGGACGAATGGAAGGGCCTTCCCCTCAGAAAAAATGGAGTCGACTGACCAGATAAGCTCCCTCACTCCTCCACCATTCCTCCATCTCAACCAGCCTCTTGGCCCACACCTCCCCCACCTGCACCGCTCAGGCTCCCAGGGAAGAGATCGCTACCCATGCCCCCCCAGCCCTGACACCCCCACAGATGGTGGAGAGGCAGGCAGAGATATGGGAAACATCTACCGCTGGGTGAAACACGAGCCCCTCTCATACAcagctgaagatgaagatgaggatgaggacGAGGAAGAAGCGGGGGAAAATGGAGAACAGCATCATAACAACCACAAGGCCGGGGAGGAGAGTGAAGGAGCCGATGACAAGAGCGGGTCAGGCACAGAGGAGACGGGCAGTAGTGAAGGCCGCCCGTCCCCTTCTGGAACAATGGGGAGGTTCCACATGCCGTATGAGCCGGAGAGCTTCGGGGACAATCTGTATGTCTGCATTCCCTGTGACAAAGGCTTTCCGAGCTCAGAGCAACTCAATGCACACGTGGAGACACACACGGAAGAAGAGCTGTACGGTAACTCCGGTGGGGAGATGGGAAACAGCAATAACGGCAGCACCAAGAACATGAGCAGCAATACAAACGGTTATGGGAGCCTGAACAGCTGCAACAGTTTGAACAGTCTGTCCCACCTGGAGACCAAGTCCAGTCAGAGTTCAGGGGGCATCGGGGAGATGATCCGACCCTACCGCTGTTCCTCCTGTGAGAAGTCCTACAAAGACCCAGCCACTTTGCGCCAGCATGAGAAGACCCACTGGCTGACCCGGCCTTACCCCTGCAGCATCTGTGGCAAGAAGTTCACGCAGCGGGGCACTATGACGCGCCACATGCGTAGCCACCTGGGCCTTAAACCTTTTGCCTGCGACTCCTGTGGCATGCGCTTCACCCGTCAGTATCGCCTAACCGAGCACATGCGCATCCACTCAGGCGAGAAGCCCTATGAATGTCAGGTGTGCGGCGGGAAGTTTGCTCAGCAGCGCAACCTCATCAGCCACATGAAGATGCACAGCAGTGGAGGGACTGCAGGGGGCCTGACCGCAGATGGGAAACTGAAGCTGGACTTTGCTGAGGGCATCTATCCTCTGAGTAAATATGCAGCAGAGCATTTGGGGCTGAAGCAGGAGAAGGCCCATGAGCTTCTCATCCAAGCCCAGCAGCAACTGGTAGCTGATGCAAAGGTCATGGAAAGCCTCTACCCGCTGTCCAAACTGGCCTCAGAGCACCTGGGCCTCGCCCACGACAAGATGGATGTCCTGGGTCAACCCCTCCCACCTCCTCCACAGGCCCTCTCTGAAGCCCGCACCATTGACCGCTACTCACCCAGCTAA
- the hic1 gene encoding hypermethylated in cancer 1 protein isoform X2 gives MQNSVVAGGGLKTMLDAMEVSSHARDLLLQLNSQRTKGFLCDVIIVVQNALFRAHKNILAASSLYLKSLVVHDNLINLDHEMVSPGVFRVILDYIYTGRLSEGDPTSPAEPNLGAVLAAASYLQLLDLVALCKKKLKRNGKYPPRPGPAFLPYPKMGPNNMGLGSGGRYRISTPVIQSCPPGGILNNNATRASPLEELVPHRLAVHAAELYAPTSIQGSQVFPSLQSALPAHIGRSAHPERNCSPSYGLDLSKKSPNSQSQHTQSQSHLANTHNDEERDGTLSGRTSPTQGTNGRAFPSEKMESTDQISSLTPPPFLHLNQPLGPHLPHLHRSGSQGRDRYPCPPSPDTPTDGGEAGRDMGNIYRWVKHEPLSYTAEDEDEDEDEEEAGENGEQHHNNHKAGEESEGADDKSGSGTEETGSSEGRPSPSGTMGRFHMPYEPESFGDNLYVCIPCDKGFPSSEQLNAHVETHTEEELYGNSGGEMGNSNNGSTKNMSSNTNGYGSLNSCNSLNSLSHLETKSSQSSGGIGEMIRPYRCSSCEKSYKDPATLRQHEKTHWLTRPYPCSICGKKFTQRGTMTRHMRSHLGLKPFACDSCGMRFTRQYRLTEHMRIHSGEKPYECQVCGGKFAQQRNLISHMKMHSSGGTAGGLTADGKLKLDFAEGIYPLSKYAAEHLGLKQEKAHELLIQAQQQLVADAKVMESLYPLSKLASEHLGLAHDKMDVLGQPLPPPPQALSEARTIDRYSPS, from the exons ATGCAG AATTCTGTTGTTGCAGGTGGCGGACTGAAGACGATGCTGGATGCCATGGAAGTTTCAAGTCATGCTAGGGATCTCCTCCTGCAGCTCAACAGCCAACGAACCAAAGGCTTCCTGTGTGATGTTATCATTGTGGTGCAGAACGCCCTCTTCAGAGCTCACAAGAACATTCTGGCGGCCAGCAGCCTCTACTTGAAATCTTTGGTGGTCCATGACAATCTCATCAACCTCGACCACGAGATGGTGAGTCCAGGGGTCTTCAGGGTCATTCTGGACTACATCTACACAGGCCGCCTTAGTGAGGGAGACCCCACTTCTCCCGCTGAACCCAATCTAGGCGCTGTCTTGGCAGCAGCCAGCTACCTTCAGCTGCTTGATTTAGTGGCTTTGTGCAAAAAGAAGCTGAAAAGAAATGGCAAGTACCCTCCCCGCCCAGGTCCTGCATTTCTGCCCTACCCAAAGATGGGGCCCAATAATATGGGTTTAGGGAGTGGTGGCAGGTATAGGATTTCTACTCCTGTCATTCAGTCCTGCCCTCCAGGAGGAATTTTAAATAACAATGCAACTCGAGCATCACCACTAGAGGAGCTAGTTCCCCATCGGCTAGCCGTTCACGCTGCGGAACTGTATGCTCCCACCTCCATCCAGGGCTCTCAGGTGTTCCCGTCCCTGCAGTCAGCTCTGCCTGCCCATATTGGGCGCTCAGCCCACCCTGAGAGGAACTGCTCCCCCAGCTATGGCCTTGATCTCTCCAAGAAAAGCCCCAACTCCCAGTCTCAGCACACACAGTCTCAATCCCATCTGGCGAACACTCACAACGATGAGGAGCGAGACGGGACTCTGAGCGGACGCACTAGTCCCACGCAGGGGACGAATGGAAGGGCCTTCCCCTCAGAAAAAATGGAGTCGACTGACCAGATAAGCTCCCTCACTCCTCCACCATTCCTCCATCTCAACCAGCCTCTTGGCCCACACCTCCCCCACCTGCACCGCTCAGGCTCCCAGGGAAGAGATCGCTACCCATGCCCCCCCAGCCCTGACACCCCCACAGATGGTGGAGAGGCAGGCAGAGATATGGGAAACATCTACCGCTGGGTGAAACACGAGCCCCTCTCATACAcagctgaagatgaagatgaggatgaggacGAGGAAGAAGCGGGGGAAAATGGAGAACAGCATCATAACAACCACAAGGCCGGGGAGGAGAGTGAAGGAGCCGATGACAAGAGCGGGTCAGGCACAGAGGAGACGGGCAGTAGTGAAGGCCGCCCGTCCCCTTCTGGAACAATGGGGAGGTTCCACATGCCGTATGAGCCGGAGAGCTTCGGGGACAATCTGTATGTCTGCATTCCCTGTGACAAAGGCTTTCCGAGCTCAGAGCAACTCAATGCACACGTGGAGACACACACGGAAGAAGAGCTGTACGGTAACTCCGGTGGGGAGATGGGAAACAGCAATAACGGCAGCACCAAGAACATGAGCAGCAATACAAACGGTTATGGGAGCCTGAACAGCTGCAACAGTTTGAACAGTCTGTCCCACCTGGAGACCAAGTCCAGTCAGAGTTCAGGGGGCATCGGGGAGATGATCCGACCCTACCGCTGTTCCTCCTGTGAGAAGTCCTACAAAGACCCAGCCACTTTGCGCCAGCATGAGAAGACCCACTGGCTGACCCGGCCTTACCCCTGCAGCATCTGTGGCAAGAAGTTCACGCAGCGGGGCACTATGACGCGCCACATGCGTAGCCACCTGGGCCTTAAACCTTTTGCCTGCGACTCCTGTGGCATGCGCTTCACCCGTCAGTATCGCCTAACCGAGCACATGCGCATCCACTCAGGCGAGAAGCCCTATGAATGTCAGGTGTGCGGCGGGAAGTTTGCTCAGCAGCGCAACCTCATCAGCCACATGAAGATGCACAGCAGTGGAGGGACTGCAGGGGGCCTGACCGCAGATGGGAAACTGAAGCTGGACTTTGCTGAGGGCATCTATCCTCTGAGTAAATATGCAGCAGAGCATTTGGGGCTGAAGCAGGAGAAGGCCCATGAGCTTCTCATCCAAGCCCAGCAGCAACTGGTAGCTGATGCAAAGGTCATGGAAAGCCTCTACCCGCTGTCCAAACTGGCCTCAGAGCACCTGGGCCTCGCCCACGACAAGATGGATGTCCTGGGTCAACCCCTCCCACCTCCTCCACAGGCCCTCTCTGAAGCCCGCACCATTGACCGCTACTCACCCAGCTAA
- the hic1 gene encoding hypermethylated in cancer 1 protein isoform X3, with translation MLDAMEVSSHARDLLLQLNSQRTKGFLCDVIIVVQNALFRAHKNILAASSLYLKSLVVHDNLINLDHEMVSPGVFRVILDYIYTGRLSEGDPTSPAEPNLGAVLAAASYLQLLDLVALCKKKLKRNGKYPPRPGPAFLPYPKMGPNNMGLGSGGRYRISTPVIQSCPPGGILNNNATRASPLEELVPHRLAVHAAELYAPTSIQGSQVFPSLQSALPAHIGRSAHPERNCSPSYGLDLSKKSPNSQSQHTQSQSHLANTHNDEERDGTLSGRTSPTQGTNGRAFPSEKMESTDQISSLTPPPFLHLNQPLGPHLPHLHRSGSQGRDRYPCPPSPDTPTDGGEAGRDMGNIYRWVKHEPLSYTAEDEDEDEDEEEAGENGEQHHNNHKAGEESEGADDKSGSGTEETGSSEGRPSPSGTMGRFHMPYEPESFGDNLYVCIPCDKGFPSSEQLNAHVETHTEEELYGNSGGEMGNSNNGSTKNMSSNTNGYGSLNSCNSLNSLSHLETKSSQSSGGIGEMIRPYRCSSCEKSYKDPATLRQHEKTHWLTRPYPCSICGKKFTQRGTMTRHMRSHLGLKPFACDSCGMRFTRQYRLTEHMRIHSGEKPYECQVCGGKFAQQRNLISHMKMHSSGGTAGGLTADGKLKLDFAEGIYPLSKYAAEHLGLKQEKAHELLIQAQQQLVADAKVMESLYPLSKLASEHLGLAHDKMDVLGQPLPPPPQALSEARTIDRYSPS, from the coding sequence ATGCTGGATGCCATGGAAGTTTCAAGTCATGCTAGGGATCTCCTCCTGCAGCTCAACAGCCAACGAACCAAAGGCTTCCTGTGTGATGTTATCATTGTGGTGCAGAACGCCCTCTTCAGAGCTCACAAGAACATTCTGGCGGCCAGCAGCCTCTACTTGAAATCTTTGGTGGTCCATGACAATCTCATCAACCTCGACCACGAGATGGTGAGTCCAGGGGTCTTCAGGGTCATTCTGGACTACATCTACACAGGCCGCCTTAGTGAGGGAGACCCCACTTCTCCCGCTGAACCCAATCTAGGCGCTGTCTTGGCAGCAGCCAGCTACCTTCAGCTGCTTGATTTAGTGGCTTTGTGCAAAAAGAAGCTGAAAAGAAATGGCAAGTACCCTCCCCGCCCAGGTCCTGCATTTCTGCCCTACCCAAAGATGGGGCCCAATAATATGGGTTTAGGGAGTGGTGGCAGGTATAGGATTTCTACTCCTGTCATTCAGTCCTGCCCTCCAGGAGGAATTTTAAATAACAATGCAACTCGAGCATCACCACTAGAGGAGCTAGTTCCCCATCGGCTAGCCGTTCACGCTGCGGAACTGTATGCTCCCACCTCCATCCAGGGCTCTCAGGTGTTCCCGTCCCTGCAGTCAGCTCTGCCTGCCCATATTGGGCGCTCAGCCCACCCTGAGAGGAACTGCTCCCCCAGCTATGGCCTTGATCTCTCCAAGAAAAGCCCCAACTCCCAGTCTCAGCACACACAGTCTCAATCCCATCTGGCGAACACTCACAACGATGAGGAGCGAGACGGGACTCTGAGCGGACGCACTAGTCCCACGCAGGGGACGAATGGAAGGGCCTTCCCCTCAGAAAAAATGGAGTCGACTGACCAGATAAGCTCCCTCACTCCTCCACCATTCCTCCATCTCAACCAGCCTCTTGGCCCACACCTCCCCCACCTGCACCGCTCAGGCTCCCAGGGAAGAGATCGCTACCCATGCCCCCCCAGCCCTGACACCCCCACAGATGGTGGAGAGGCAGGCAGAGATATGGGAAACATCTACCGCTGGGTGAAACACGAGCCCCTCTCATACAcagctgaagatgaagatgaggatgaggacGAGGAAGAAGCGGGGGAAAATGGAGAACAGCATCATAACAACCACAAGGCCGGGGAGGAGAGTGAAGGAGCCGATGACAAGAGCGGGTCAGGCACAGAGGAGACGGGCAGTAGTGAAGGCCGCCCGTCCCCTTCTGGAACAATGGGGAGGTTCCACATGCCGTATGAGCCGGAGAGCTTCGGGGACAATCTGTATGTCTGCATTCCCTGTGACAAAGGCTTTCCGAGCTCAGAGCAACTCAATGCACACGTGGAGACACACACGGAAGAAGAGCTGTACGGTAACTCCGGTGGGGAGATGGGAAACAGCAATAACGGCAGCACCAAGAACATGAGCAGCAATACAAACGGTTATGGGAGCCTGAACAGCTGCAACAGTTTGAACAGTCTGTCCCACCTGGAGACCAAGTCCAGTCAGAGTTCAGGGGGCATCGGGGAGATGATCCGACCCTACCGCTGTTCCTCCTGTGAGAAGTCCTACAAAGACCCAGCCACTTTGCGCCAGCATGAGAAGACCCACTGGCTGACCCGGCCTTACCCCTGCAGCATCTGTGGCAAGAAGTTCACGCAGCGGGGCACTATGACGCGCCACATGCGTAGCCACCTGGGCCTTAAACCTTTTGCCTGCGACTCCTGTGGCATGCGCTTCACCCGTCAGTATCGCCTAACCGAGCACATGCGCATCCACTCAGGCGAGAAGCCCTATGAATGTCAGGTGTGCGGCGGGAAGTTTGCTCAGCAGCGCAACCTCATCAGCCACATGAAGATGCACAGCAGTGGAGGGACTGCAGGGGGCCTGACCGCAGATGGGAAACTGAAGCTGGACTTTGCTGAGGGCATCTATCCTCTGAGTAAATATGCAGCAGAGCATTTGGGGCTGAAGCAGGAGAAGGCCCATGAGCTTCTCATCCAAGCCCAGCAGCAACTGGTAGCTGATGCAAAGGTCATGGAAAGCCTCTACCCGCTGTCCAAACTGGCCTCAGAGCACCTGGGCCTCGCCCACGACAAGATGGATGTCCTGGGTCAACCCCTCCCACCTCCTCCACAGGCCCTCTCTGAAGCCCGCACCATTGACCGCTACTCACCCAGCTAA